One Gemmatimonadota bacterium genomic window carries:
- a CDS encoding ABC transporter permease produces the protein MFRSYLIATLRTLLKNRGLTAINILGLAIGMASVILIALYIQYEFSYDRHHINATRIYRVFRTVVMENTTSVNPRVSGALAPALKRDFSEVQEAIRTQLLPSWVKTDDHFFQQDVCVADREIFNVFTIPFVIGDPNTALTQPGSIVLTESMARKFFQNQNPIGKTLQIDHQALSGTVTYFVTGIVRDFPPNSTFYFDCLTATPRGALADMWSIWQPTGSFRPFFTYILLPEGYDHRALQQKLPDLIARYMGDEVRQTTRYILQPLTRRHLYSTADLGLTTAEYGDIKQVYAFGLVAGFILLLACVNFMNLSTARSSTRAREVGLRKVVGASRQQLIGQFLGESVLMAIAAMIVALIVVELLLPWFNSFIQRDLILHSTENLWWLIGLIGFGLGVGVLAGSYPAFVLSSFLPTQVMKGDWIPGSKHVGLRKALVVFQFAISIAFITGTVVVQEQLAYIRNKDLGFDKDLVVGIPLFIYSRQLHHGSSEDLRRRIPTVKQAFTAHPNILKATATRFPQGGYITTDTFRAEGSDADWQMGLFDIDRDFLDFFNIELVAGRLASEPPRWPEKIESRAELEKYRELVREYREKGRPFILNETAVRHLGWDDPIGKRFKEKNGPEGYVIGVMKDFHVQTLHNTIRPVTFRTGTGAAKHLYLKLGTQNIPATLAFIEKTWHEFLPQIPFSFWFLNDDLTYVRYQNEIRTGNALAVFSGLTIFVACLGLLGLISFRAEQKTKEIGIRKVLGASVFSIFGLLSKEFVKLVIIACVIASPIAYLFAGRWLQDFAYRIDLHPVYFLIGGVLALLLALATMTYQALKSARTNPVDALRTE, from the coding sequence ATGTTTCGCAGTTATCTCATAGCTACTCTTCGCACCCTGCTGAAAAACAGGGGATTAACAGCGATTAATATCCTGGGCCTGGCAATCGGAATGGCATCTGTCATTTTGATCGCCCTCTATATTCAGTACGAATTTAGCTACGACCGACATCATATCAATGCAACCCGCATTTATCGCGTCTTCCGCACAGTTGTAATGGAGAATACGACATCGGTCAATCCGCGTGTATCTGGCGCACTGGCACCGGCACTAAAGCGCGATTTCTCCGAAGTTCAGGAGGCCATTCGCACACAACTGCTCCCCTCATGGGTCAAAACCGACGACCACTTTTTTCAGCAAGACGTGTGCGTGGCAGATCGGGAAATTTTCAATGTGTTTACAATCCCATTTGTAATCGGTGATCCGAACACGGCATTGACCCAACCGGGTTCGATAGTGCTGACAGAGTCAATGGCGCGCAAATTCTTTCAAAATCAGAATCCGATTGGAAAAACACTGCAAATAGATCACCAGGCACTGAGCGGCACGGTCACATATTTTGTGACAGGTATTGTGCGCGACTTTCCACCCAATTCGACCTTTTATTTTGATTGCCTGACCGCCACACCAAGAGGGGCATTGGCGGATATGTGGTCCATATGGCAACCTACGGGTTCTTTTCGTCCCTTTTTTACGTATATCCTGTTGCCTGAGGGATACGATCACCGCGCACTACAGCAAAAATTGCCCGATTTGATAGCGCGATACATGGGAGATGAAGTCCGCCAAACAACCCGGTACATCTTGCAACCCCTCACCCGCAGGCACCTTTATAGCACTGCGGATTTGGGACTTACGACAGCCGAATATGGCGATATCAAGCAGGTATATGCTTTTGGGCTGGTGGCGGGCTTTATTCTCTTATTAGCCTGTGTCAATTTTATGAATCTCTCAACAGCGCGCTCATCTACCAGAGCACGAGAGGTGGGATTGCGAAAAGTGGTGGGTGCATCTCGCCAACAATTGATCGGGCAATTTTTGGGCGAGTCAGTACTGATGGCAATAGCTGCAATGATAGTGGCTCTCATTGTAGTCGAACTGTTACTGCCGTGGTTTAACAGTTTTATTCAACGAGATCTGATATTGCACAGCACTGAAAATCTGTGGTGGCTGATTGGATTGATCGGGTTTGGACTGGGCGTTGGTGTACTCGCGGGAAGTTATCCCGCATTTGTACTCTCATCCTTTTTACCCACGCAGGTAATGAAAGGAGATTGGATACCCGGATCGAAACACGTTGGGCTGCGAAAGGCACTGGTCGTCTTCCAATTTGCAATTTCTATTGCTTTCATCACAGGTACTGTTGTCGTACAAGAGCAATTGGCGTATATCCGAAACAAAGACCTCGGATTTGACAAAGACCTCGTGGTAGGCATACCGCTTTTCATCTATTCTCGACAACTACATCACGGTAGTTCAGAAGATTTGAGGCGGCGTATTCCCACAGTAAAACAGGCGTTCACGGCACACCCAAATATTTTGAAAGCAACAGCCACGCGTTTCCCACAAGGCGGGTACATCACAACCGACACCTTTCGAGCCGAAGGCAGCGACGCCGATTGGCAGATGGGCCTGTTTGATATTGACCGCGATTTTCTGGACTTCTTCAACATCGAACTCGTAGCAGGCCGTCTGGCATCAGAACCACCAAGGTGGCCAGAAAAAATAGAAAGTCGTGCGGAGTTGGAAAAATATCGAGAATTGGTGCGAGAATACCGAGAAAAAGGCCGCCCATTTATCTTAAATGAAACAGCCGTAAGACATCTCGGATGGGATGATCCAATTGGCAAGCGCTTTAAAGAAAAAAATGGACCCGAGGGATATGTAATAGGCGTGATGAAAGACTTCCACGTTCAGACACTGCACAATACCATTCGACCCGTTACATTCAGAACTGGTACGGGAGCGGCCAAACACCTCTACCTCAAATTGGGCACACAGAACATACCGGCAACCCTCGCATTTATCGAAAAAACATGGCATGAATTTTTACCGCAAATCCCATTCTCTTTCTGGTTTTTGAATGATGACCTGACATATGTGCGTTATCAAAATGAAATCCGCACGGGGAATGCGTTGGCAGTATTTTCCGGACTGACTATATTTGTGGCCTGCCTGGGACTACTCGGCCTGATATCGTTTCGCGCAGAACAAAAAACAAAAGAAATTGGCATACGGAAAGTCCTGGGCGCATCGGTATTCAGTATTTTTGGGTTGTTATCCAAAGAATTTGTCAAGCTCGTAATAATCGCCTGTGTGATCGCCAGTCCAATAGCCTATCTGTTTGCGGGCAGATGGTTGCAGGACTTTGCCTATCGCATTGATCTGCACCCTGTGTATTTTCTCATAGGCGGAGTCCTCGCGCTCTTGCTCGCACTCGCAACCATGACCTATCAGGCCCTCAAATCCGCACGGACAAATCCAGTGGATGCCTTGCGGACGGAGTGA
- a CDS encoding GWxTD domain-containing protein encodes MKTGSVIYTGFILLFCIFGSGLSKGETTIDALFQNAMEQVGKVSRKESIVALEEIISKDKNYAPAYNELAKLHLLDHTVNGRQRAMRMVQRAIASDSDNAEYRLTRGKIWWAQSFRFRALNEFKNVMKKHPKNTDVLNSLGMFLVYDFLLQKDRRAPLKEMDMGSRIRYYRLMAMRPRIKDFKTFGQESKQEAVQVLRKSIELDETNQKPYYLLGILYFEDEDWNAFQTLMQDLYAQYPDDKNALLFCGFAAYQIGEFDESYEYYQRALDLMSAEERELLESIDLLVPQEDQASRDTTQAIDELLEREIFWKRQDPLYLSDFNERKMEHFGRIAYSNLRFRRFSDDVEGWQTDMGKTYIKFGRYRRRVTTNKGTWDSKEVLNATMMEFWYYENFQIKFCGTTDDIWYFYGGSWYGVSDRLPIGASVFREYDFGAKLPHLAMVREKYPQEALRQTFASLPRTPQETSHHILKKIEQRFVDPYLYRKYSLPYQVAAFEERDSVRVELSYMIPKDRLAENFETGKVSFWDGVFFFDQQWNDMYNDRESRAFALPPQKPAQNAAARHRNDHLLVSRQVSVPQGRYHFSVEFMDQTSGLIGVARDEKQYVYDDETFHLSDLLVGSDIQTKKALPESHDDLHITPNPVRTFSPSEPVFIYLELYDLQRDAFGRTQYEISYTIGKPEVDTLSPTLFASQDLIDTMGKTEIDLQSEEADQIAAEDLQTGQSQDDDVIDSVFPDSDIWGETKVYTSGGQVHHIAAEGLKIKRSKDGDLTRTVTANYEGNREDDFTYLQIDVNQVPTGIYQLTVLAKDKRTDQTDRKYVYFRIVE; translated from the coding sequence ATGAAAACGGGATCAGTGATTTATACAGGTTTTATACTGTTGTTTTGCATCTTTGGTTCTGGTTTGTCCAAAGGAGAAACCACAATAGACGCGCTGTTTCAGAATGCAATGGAGCAAGTCGGCAAGGTGAGCCGAAAGGAAAGCATTGTGGCTTTGGAGGAGATTATTTCCAAAGACAAAAATTATGCGCCTGCATATAATGAATTGGCCAAACTGCATCTGCTGGACCACACCGTAAATGGCCGACAGCGGGCAATGCGAATGGTACAGCGTGCAATTGCAAGTGACTCCGACAATGCTGAATATCGGCTGACACGCGGGAAAATCTGGTGGGCACAGAGCTTTCGATTTCGGGCATTGAACGAATTCAAGAACGTGATGAAAAAGCATCCGAAAAATACGGATGTCCTCAATAGTCTGGGTATGTTCTTGGTGTATGATTTTCTATTACAGAAAGATAGAAGAGCGCCATTGAAAGAGATGGACATGGGGTCCAGGATAAGATATTACAGGCTAATGGCAATGAGGCCCAGGATAAAAGATTTCAAGACCTTTGGCCAGGAATCCAAACAAGAAGCAGTACAGGTCTTGCGAAAAAGCATCGAATTGGATGAGACCAATCAGAAACCCTATTATTTGCTGGGCATCCTTTACTTTGAAGATGAGGACTGGAATGCGTTTCAAACCTTGATGCAAGACTTGTACGCGCAATATCCAGATGACAAAAATGCGCTGCTATTTTGCGGCTTTGCCGCTTATCAGATTGGCGAATTCGATGAATCGTATGAATACTATCAACGCGCCCTTGACTTGATGAGTGCTGAAGAGCGCGAGTTGCTTGAATCTATTGACCTGCTTGTTCCTCAGGAAGATCAGGCATCTCGCGATACGACGCAGGCAATTGATGAATTATTAGAACGCGAGATATTTTGGAAGCGCCAGGACCCGCTCTATTTGTCTGATTTTAACGAAAGAAAAATGGAACACTTTGGTCGCATAGCGTATTCGAATTTGCGGTTCAGGAGATTTTCAGATGATGTTGAAGGCTGGCAGACGGATATGGGCAAGACCTATATCAAATTTGGAAGATATAGACGGCGCGTGACAACCAATAAAGGGACATGGGATTCTAAAGAGGTCCTGAATGCCACAATGATGGAGTTCTGGTATTACGAAAACTTTCAGATCAAATTTTGTGGCACTACGGATGATATCTGGTATTTTTACGGCGGTTCCTGGTATGGTGTCAGCGACCGCCTACCTATAGGAGCAAGTGTCTTCCGTGAATACGACTTCGGGGCTAAGCTTCCTCACTTGGCGATGGTCAGGGAAAAGTATCCTCAAGAAGCGCTGAGACAAACCTTTGCTTCTTTGCCTCGTACACCTCAGGAAACCTCACATCATATATTAAAAAAAATAGAGCAACGGTTTGTCGATCCGTATTTGTATCGAAAATATTCCCTCCCCTATCAGGTTGCAGCTTTTGAAGAACGAGACAGCGTTCGCGTCGAACTCAGCTATATGATTCCAAAAGACCGATTAGCAGAAAATTTTGAAACAGGCAAGGTGAGTTTTTGGGATGGCGTGTTCTTCTTTGATCAGCAGTGGAATGATATGTATAATGATCGCGAGTCCAGGGCCTTTGCATTGCCGCCGCAGAAACCGGCACAAAACGCCGCTGCACGACATCGCAACGATCACCTGTTGGTATCGCGCCAGGTGTCTGTACCTCAAGGACGCTATCATTTTTCAGTAGAATTTATGGATCAAACATCTGGTCTAATTGGCGTGGCACGCGATGAGAAGCAGTATGTCTATGACGATGAGACCTTTCATCTGAGCGATCTGCTCGTCGGTAGCGATATTCAAACGAAGAAAGCATTGCCAGAAAGCCATGACGACCTGCACATCACACCCAATCCTGTCCGAACATTTTCACCGTCTGAACCGGTCTTTATCTATCTGGAACTGTACGATCTCCAACGCGACGCTTTTGGCCGTACGCAGTATGAAATCTCCTACACCATCGGCAAGCCAGAGGTAGATACGCTATCGCCCACATTATTTGCCTCTCAAGATTTGATTGATACGATGGGAAAAACAGAGATCGATCTGCAAAGTGAAGAAGCAGACCAAATTGCTGCCGAGGATTTGCAGACCGGACAATCACAGGATGACGATGTGATCGATAGCGTATTTCCCGATAGCGATATATGGGGCGAGACGAAGGTTTATACGAGTGGCGGGCAGGTCCATCACATCGCCGCTGAGGGCTTGAAGATCAAGCGATCAAAAGATGGTGATTTGACGCGCACAGTGACAGCGAATTACGAAGGGAATCGAGAAGATGATTTCACGTATTTGCAGATTGATGTGAATCAGGTGCCTACGGGAATTTATCAATTGACCGTATTGGCAAAGGACAAGCGGACGGATCAGACGGATAGGAAATACGTCTATTTTCGCATTGTAGAGTAA